The region ACTTTCTTTCTCCAGCAGCCAAATACACAATCCTAGTCATTAACAACCTATGCTTGTttttgcatctttagatctcccctctttctacAGTTAAGTATATTGTAATCTGTTATATGAAACTGCTCACTCTTATGTGAAGAAACAGCCTAATAGgtgatcaacattttaagctaaacgttctgacctgttgcatcagcctcattgcttttaaaaGTTTGATGTACAGTGGTTGTATCCATTTGGGATCTATTGTttaaaacttttatttaactaggcaagtcagttattaagaacaaattcttatttacattgaaggcctaggaacagtgggttaactgccatgttcagggcAGAACGAGGATTCGAACTAGAAcattttcagttactggcccaatgctgtacccactaggctgcctgctgccCCATCTATCGCGTCCCTCAACTGTCCCAGAGTATGGTTGGAATATTTAAATCTCACAGAAGAACAatctgaccaatagaataggtaaacttctgtactatgggggatagtagattgacataggctagtgcctTTGTGGTTGCTTAATCATATTGTTGGTTGACAAAGTAAATATGGACTAACATCTTCTATATGCCCATCAGAATTTGATAAGGACATGTGCTGTTTCATCCCTGATGTCGGTTTTCACTTACAGCGTACTTTGGAGCTGCGATGCCTGTGTGAAGGACTTGATCACGTGACGGGCATTGGTTAATAAGAATTTAGATCTGAGAGCGCCATGCAAGTGAGGTGCTTCGGAGCACGGTGATAggcagccgggagaagggaataATAATTATTTTCAGCTCAAGTTCACTACGGCCACACGGCATGgattttttagggggcattacggccacacaagggGACATCGACGGCCATGTGCCGTCGGGAAATTCAAGGTCTGGATTAGCACTCAACCTAGTTCTGAAATATTGAGTTTACATGGGTCACTTTACAAACTAATCTGCAGCATGTTTAACTGCAGTCAAGATTGACATTTACGAAAAGAAGCCATAACCCACACCATGTACAGCAGATCACCAGCTGGGTGTCGACAAACCCGTCAACAAGTCAACACGTCAAATCAGAAAATAAACCTAAAATGTTGGCAGATACTCCGTGGTCAGAGCCACCCTCTGCTTTTAACCAGTCATCAGGTTTGTTAAACTAAAGTGTTGAATACATGTgggtatggggcggcagggtagcctagtggttagagtgttgggctagtaaccaaagggttgcaagttcaaatccccgagctgacaaggtacaaatctgtcgttctgcccctgaacaaggcagttaacccactgttcctaggccgccattgaaaataagaatttgttcttaactgacttgcctggtaaaataaatgaaaataagtGGAGGGCGGTTGCTCTTACCTTGTAGAACTTCCTCAGGTTCTCCTTCTGAGTCTGGTTGATGACAGTCAGAACACGGGCGATGgatttgcggacgacacaactgGAGAGGAAACAGATCAAATATGGGTTTAGTAAAATGCTACATTTTTGCAGAATGAGACATTTTGACCTACTGcatataattttttatttatttcacctttatttaaccaggtaggcaagttgagaacaagttctcatttacaattgcgacctggccaagataaagcaaagcagttcgacacatacaactacacagagttacacatggagtaaaacaaacatacagtcaataatacagtataaacaagtctatatacgatgtgagcaaatgaggtgagataagggaggtaaaggcaaaaaaaggccatggtggcaaagtaaacacaatatagcaagtaaaacactggaattgtagatttgcagtggaagaatgtgcaaagtagaaataaaaataatggggtgcaaaggagcaaaataaataaataaataaaataaatacagtagggaaagaggtagttgtttgggctaaattataggtgggctatgtacaggtgcagtaatctgtgagctgctccgacagttggtgcttaaagctagtgagggagataagtgtttccagtttcagagatttttgtagttcgttccagtcattggcagcagagaactggaaggagaggcggccaaagaaataattggttttgggggtgactagagatacagtgccttgcgaaagtattcggcccccttgaactttgcgagcttttgccaaatttcaggcttcaaacataaagatataaaactgtatttttttgtgaagaatcaacaacaagtgggacacaatcatgaagtggaacgacatttattggatatttcaaacttttttaacaaatcaaaaactgaaaaattgggcgtgcaaaattattcagcccctttactttcagtgcagcaaactctctccagaagttcagtgaggatctctgaatgatccaatgttgacctaaatgactaatgatgataaatacaatccacctgtgtgtaatcaagtctccatataaatgcacctgcactgtgatagtctcagaggtctgttaaaagcgcagagagcatcatgaagaacaaggaacacaccaggcaggtccgagatactgttgtgaagaagtttaaagccggatttggatacaaaaagatttcccaagctttaaacatcccaaggagcactgtgcaagcgataatattgaaatggaaggagtatcagaccactgcaaatctaccaagacctggccatccctctaaactttcagctcatacaaggagaagactgatcagagatgcagccaagaggcccatgatcactctggatgaactgcagagatctacagctgaggtgggagactctgtccataggacaacaatcagtcgtatattgcacaaatctggcctttatggaagagtggcaagaaagccatttcttaaagatatccataaaaagtgttgtttaaagtttgccacaagccacctgggagacacaccaaacatgtggaagaaggtgctctggtcagatgaaaccaaaattgaactttttggcaacaatgcaaaacgttatgtttggcgtaaaagcaacacagctcatcaccctgaacacaccatacccactgtcaaacatggtggtggcagcatcatggtttgggcctgcttttcttcagcagggacagggaagatggttaaaattgatgggaagatggatggagccaaatacaggaccattctggaagaaaacctgatggagtctgcaaaagacctgagactgggacggagatttgtcttccaacaagacaatgatccaaaacataaagcaaaatctacaatggaatggttcaaaaatgaacatatccaggtgtttgaatggccaagtcaaagtccagacctgaatccaatcgagaatctgtggaaagaactgaaaactcctgttcacaaatgctctccatccaacctcactgagctcgagctgttttgcaaggatgaatgggaaaaaatgtcagtctctcgatgtgcaaaactgatagagacatacccaaagcgacttacagctgtaatcgcagcaaaaggtggcgctacaaagtattaacttaagggggctgaataattttgcacgcccaatttttcagtttttgatttgttaaaaaagtttgaaatatccaataaatgtcgttccacttcatgattgtgtcccacttcttgttgattcttcacaaaaaaaaacagttttatatctttatgtttgaagcctgaaatgtggcaaaaggtcgcaaagttcaagggggccgaatactttcgcaaggcactgtatacctgctggagcgtgtgctacaggtgagagatgctatggtgaccagcgggCTGAGAtaaagggggactttacctagcagggtcttgtagatgacatggagccagtggatttggcgacgagtatgaagcgagggccagccaacaagagcgtacaggtcgcagtggtgggtagtatatggggctttggtgacaaaacggattgcactgtgatagactgcatccaatttgttgagtagggtattggaagctattttgtaaatgacatcttcaaagtcgaggattggtaggatggtcagttttacaagggcatgtttggcagcatgagtgaagatgctgtgttgcgaaataggaagccaattctagatttaactttggattggagatgtttgatatgggtctggaaggagagtttacagtctaaacagacacctaagtagttgtccacgtattctaagtcagagccgtccagagtagtgatgttggacaggcgggcaggtgcaggtagcgatcggttgaagagcatgcatttagttttacttgtatttaagagcaattggaggccacggaaggagagttgtatggcattgaagcttgcctggagggttgttaacagtgtccaaagaagggccagaagtatacagaatggtgtcgtctgcgtagaggtggatcagagactcaccagcagcaagagcgacatcattgatgtatacagagaagggAGTCGGTCACTTAGTCTTTCACCATAAACAGCCAACTCATGACAAGCTGCATAATCTCCGCAGACCAAATAATACTCACATTTTAGAGAGCTTGGAGGCAGCTCCACCAGTAACCTTGGCTACGCGGAGCTGGGACAGCTCTACCTTCAGGTCATCCAGCTGCTTGAGCAGCTCCTCCTTTTTCTTGCCCCGCAGGTCTCTAGCCTTGATCTTCCCCTGTAAGATTTACAAAGAACGGAGATACAAGCTTTGAAAATCGATTTGGCCAACAGTTAACGAACTAGCTAACTTACCCATGCAACGTTAACGTTAGTTCGCGAAAGTAACGTACTGTCAACGTGGGCTGATGAATCTCGCTAGCTATTCCAATTGGCAACACATATCGAAATAATTAAGTTGATAAGTAGTGTAATAATTTATTGATAACTGCCGTAGCTAGTAGGCCAACAACCATTCCATTTGGAAGTAGTTAGGAGACATGTTTGACAGCTAGCCAACGCGTAAATAGTTCGTTAACATTAGCCATCCATTTGCTAGTAGCTAACAAGCTTGCCAACGTTAGCTTAATAGCGTTCAGCTAGCGCGCGTTCGGTTTTTATGGTGATAAGCGACAAAAGAAGGGCCTTTCTCGAAATATCACAAACATATATGGCGAGATAAGATTCTCATCCTTATGGATGTTATCAAGTGTGGTCGTTTTATGTGGAATAGGCAGGACAATTTTCCCGAATTGAACGAAAGCCACGAGCCTCTCACCATGTTCGTCGACGCTGCCACAGGAAAAGAAAGAACGAAAACGTGTTGGCGCAGAAGCTATCTTCCGGTCGGAGGCGTCATTTTAGTTGCGCATGGGTGAAATGCCTACAGCACCACGGAGTGGATTCGGCTGGGAATGACTTTGTTCTGCTGCATCTCTGCTTTACTTAGAATCATTAAGATTTTACACTGTCCCGGAGAACAATTATGAAAACAAACCTTTATGTTCACAATATAAATTGAAACAAAAAATGGTTTAGTTTAATGGTAGCGCTTGTTAAAATGCAAATGGAGAGAATCTGtagtgatttatttttatttttttgttaaaaaCCAGAGTTGAACACATAGTGGAATCAAACAGAAGGTTAAAAAAAAGCATCATATTTTTGATATTGACCTTGCAGTACATTGATAAGTGGAGTCATAGTCACCTGTGCTGTGATATCGTAGTTCTATGAAACTACTTCAGGCAGATTGCTTTCAAGCCCTCACTGGAGTGTGATATCAGGTACTATTCAATAACAGGTCACTGTTAATGAAGTGTGGTGTTTTATCATTGAATGTAGATCATGTCCATTAAGAAAGTTTAAAGCCCAAGGGTTGATTGACTATAGAAACCTGATGAATGTGACCCCAAAAAAATGCTACAGTATTGTAATGTCACTAGACACATGGAGATTTCTCACTGCATGATATGGGAGTAGAATTAAGAGTGCAGATTGGTGTATTCCTGCCTTGCACCTGGTTCACATTCTGGTATAAGGCATGCATACTGTATTCACTGGTCTTTCCTCCAGTACAACATGAATGCCCTCTCATTGTAAGCTCATAAACAGGGTCACTTCTTGCAGGATGCCAATGAACAGTGAGTCAAGCCAAGACTGGCAACATGGACAGACAGATACACGGTGTAAAATACTGCAAGAGGTCAAACAAAAATCATTTACATCCAGTGATTTATAAAGTTCTCAATGAATATGTACAGTTTTCATATATAAATAGGACATATGGAATGTCATTTACACAAACACAAGGCAGGTAAAGGTAGAGCACATCCTCCGATAATTCTTATTTAGATATCGTTCAATAATGATTTACTTAATCAACATTATATTAAgagtcactcctctcctctttacatAACATTTTTTCCATTAATATCAATGCCACTGATGTATGGCTCTCACATCAAACCTTCTCATTCTAACATGATACTTTTCTACATAAGCCCCCAGTAATTAATATTGTTATAGGAAAGAACCAAATGAAAGACTGTTGTGAAGGGTCCTTCAGAAATCTTGGCGGTTATTAaatcttattattatcatcatcatcatcatcatcatgtactCCCAACAGAGACATTTGAACAGAGACATAAATACATCTTCTCAGTCAAACAGAGTCGTGACAGTCTGGTAGTGCTGACCCATCCCACTCTTAACACCTGGCCAATTCCATAAGACATACTTGTACTGTGTGCATCAAAGATCTCATGTTAACTTAATTCCAAGAGGGAGAAGGGTTACTCTTAAAGGAGTACTTAGCGTTAGCGCAGTGACTGGAAGTTtatggtaactgctagcatgctagtaaaTACCATATACTTCCAGTCATCGGCTAACggtagttagcattggctcgcaaaactacagTACCGCTAACTTCCTTCACACTGGATGAAGAGACATAaacatggtatccatgagttcatctgactctggggaagaagATAAATGCCAAAATATCCCTTGAAGGTTAACATTTATCAATGCATCAATACCATGTCTGCTTTAACCATTTTACTTGTAAATAAAATCACCGCCAAAAAAATTAAAATGACAAGACTGACTTTCCAAGTCATTGTAGAGCCCTTCTCTGTCCTCTTGAAGAGCAAGAACAATGTCCTTCTAAGGAGAGATTGAAGAGCTACATAGGAATCTGTCACGTCAGAAACCATTTTAAAGCTTAAGTAGTGTCCTCTTCACAATGTTCAGTTGGTTACCACAGTGATGGGAGACATCATGCAAGGACATGATAAAAAGTAATGTGTGcgtctctgtcctctccacaattcttcctctctctgtccactcagCTCCAGTGAGCAGGCGCCCCTGAAACTGACGGCCGAACAATACCCTTTGGAGAAGGCTTGGATCCAAACCAGGACATCTGAAAAACACAGCAATGTTTTCCGATTATATCAAATGAAATACATGTAACACGGGACTATTACTATAGTTACAACTGGGGAAGGGCCAGGCGCTGGAAAAATAGGAGGGAATTCATCTGGCAACTGGAGGGCTGCTGGGTTCACATCCTTAAGACATTCCCCTATTGTTgggcccttgagcaaggcccttaaCCCCACAACTAGCTCTCCATCCAGGGGTGCTGCATTGCAGCTTGACCCTGTGCTTGTCTCAACTGTATATGTGATGTGTGCTTGAAAGCTATGGTAGCCCAGACTGTTGTCTCTTTCCAATTTTATATGACACATGAATTGTCCATTTTTTATACTCTTCTATAAATTCCCTATTCGCCAGTCTCTAATTAACTATATGCTTGCAACTGTTGCGCACAGCAGGTGCCTTAAGTCCGTGTCTTCTTCATGTGTTTGTACAGCACTGATGAAGGCATAAGGCCCAAACATATTAGCACGTCCACCTTCTGTATTCTTCAGAGCATGGATTAAATTCATTATTCTATTTTTCCATCTCGGCCTCCTTGGGTTTTTCCCTTTTCATGGTTTTGAGTGCGAGTACTTTTGGAACTCCACAGATATTCTCCCTCCCACGCACCGGCCGCCTTTTATTCTAGCCTGTGCACAAACCCTCATACTGGCTTTCTAGCCTCTAAAATAACAATCGTCCTCCGGATGCAGCTTAGATAttcaaaaataaacaacaaataGCAAGTGCATTTAAGAAATGAGGCCGATTGAGAACAAAAATAGTATCATGGCCTATTTCATTTGATACACGCTGGCTGTGTTATGGCCATAACGCCCATTCATTTGA is a window of Oncorhynchus mykiss isolate Arlee chromosome 11, USDA_OmykA_1.1, whole genome shotgun sequence DNA encoding:
- the LOC110535878 gene encoding 60S ribosomal protein L35: MGKIKARDLRGKKKEELLKQLDDLKVELSQLRVAKVTGGAASKLSKICVVRKSIARVLTVINQTQKENLRKFYKGKKYKPLDLRPRKTRAIRRRLNKHEETLRTKKMQRKDRLYSIRKFAVKA